In a genomic window of Cytobacillus sp. FSL H8-0458:
- a CDS encoding NUDIX hydrolase: MKKWLGSAGVCIRGDKVLMVLQGTADEPKRWSVPSGGLEEGETFEECCIREVREETGFEVKVIRPIYKKESSGVEVRYFEVEIIGGKATIQDPEHLIYDIAWKSIEELKALELSFPEDLAFLITLPSVAYGGEDYWVEL, from the coding sequence ATGAAAAAATGGCTTGGCTCAGCGGGAGTTTGTATTAGAGGGGATAAGGTTCTAATGGTGTTGCAGGGAACAGCAGATGAACCAAAACGCTGGTCTGTTCCTTCCGGCGGATTGGAAGAAGGAGAAACGTTTGAAGAGTGCTGTATAAGGGAGGTAAGGGAAGAAACGGGATTTGAGGTAAAGGTGATACGGCCTATTTATAAAAAAGAGAGCAGTGGCGTAGAAGTCAGATATTTTGAAGTTGAGATTATTGGAGGTAAAGCAACAATTCAGGACCCTGAGCATTTGATTTATGACATTGCCTGGAAGAGTATCGAGGAATTAAAAGCTTTAGAGTTATCGTTTCCGGAAGACCTGGCCTTTTTAATTACTCTTCCGTCTGTTGCTTATGGTGGAGAAGATTATTGGGTGGAGTTGTAA
- a CDS encoding DUF305 domain-containing protein has translation MKAYVKFAGMVIVSTIVMFIFKYFSTYKLDHVFFSETRAYMALLMGATMAIIMLAFMRNMLKNRKLNAGIAAGSLFVFIASLFLLRSQTTVDDADYMEAMIPHHSIAILTSERAQISDPRVRSLADTIIETQKKEISEMKKLIKDLKEE, from the coding sequence GTGAAAGCTTATGTGAAATTTGCAGGAATGGTAATAGTCTCTACGATTGTCATGTTTATTTTTAAATATTTCAGTACATATAAATTGGACCATGTCTTCTTCAGTGAAACGAGGGCGTATATGGCACTGTTAATGGGGGCTACAATGGCTATCATTATGCTGGCTTTTATGCGCAACATGTTAAAAAATCGCAAATTGAATGCAGGAATTGCCGCTGGAAGTCTTTTCGTTTTCATCGCTTCCTTATTTTTATTGCGAAGCCAGACCACAGTGGATGATGCAGACTATATGGAAGCGATGATTCCGCACCACTCCATTGCCATTTTAACCAGTGAACGGGCTCAGATATCAGATCCAAGAGTCCGCAGCTTAGCCGACACCATTATTGAAACACAAAAAAAAGAAATTTCGGAAATGAAGAAATTAATAAAAGACCTTAAAGAAGAATAA
- a CDS encoding NAD(P)-binding domain-containing protein, with translation MSGIIKAQQVIIAAGAFQKRYIPPVIKDKTGAFQLHSSEYRSPAEVPGDEVLIVGGGNSGAQLAVELAKDRKVTIAVSHRMKFLPLTILGKSIFYWLEKLGLLFPGKDTIKGSWFQKQKDPIFGKELKTLIHNKKVDVKPKARQVSDTAVLFEDGTQRNFVSIIWSTGFVPSYDWIHIEGVISDEGIPIHKRGITEIRGLYFIGLPWQYQRGSALICGVGRDAEYLASVILSGRSQ, from the coding sequence ATTAGCGGTATCATTAAAGCTCAACAAGTTATCATCGCAGCTGGCGCATTTCAAAAACGTTATATACCTCCTGTTATTAAAGATAAAACAGGTGCTTTTCAGCTTCACTCTTCAGAATATCGTTCACCGGCAGAAGTGCCGGGTGATGAAGTATTGATTGTGGGCGGCGGCAATTCGGGTGCACAGCTTGCTGTGGAGTTAGCCAAAGATCGGAAAGTCACTATAGCTGTTAGCCATCGCATGAAATTTTTGCCCTTAACAATACTGGGTAAAAGCATTTTTTATTGGCTGGAAAAACTCGGCCTGCTGTTTCCGGGGAAAGATACGATTAAAGGCAGCTGGTTTCAGAAACAGAAGGACCCGATTTTTGGAAAAGAGCTGAAAACACTCATTCATAATAAGAAGGTTGATGTAAAGCCTAAAGCTAGACAGGTCAGTGATACAGCAGTTCTTTTTGAAGATGGGACTCAGAGGAATTTCGTAAGTATCATCTGGTCTACTGGTTTTGTTCCCTCATACGATTGGATTCATATAGAGGGTGTGATTTCTGACGAAGGAATACCGATACATAAAAGGGGGATCACTGAAATTAGGGGGCTATATTTTATAGGCTTGCCTTGGCAATACCAGCGAGGATCGGCTTTGATTTGCGGAGTGGGGCGGGATGCTGAGTATTTGGCTTCCGTAATTCTCTCTGGCCGTTCCCAATAG
- a CDS encoding NAD(P)-binding domain-containing protein → MGYFLKKEKIPFVIIEKNGSIGDSWRQRYNSLILFTPRRYSSLPGLQMRGPSEEFPTKDDMADYVNEYVKHFNLPVMLNTNVSKLNKLPDGSFIIETN, encoded by the coding sequence ATGGGATATTTTTTAAAAAAAGAGAAGATACCCTTTGTGATAATAGAAAAAAACGGCAGTATTGGGGACTCCTGGAGACAAAGATATAATTCCCTTATTTTATTTACTCCGCGCCGATATAGCAGTCTGCCCGGACTGCAAATGAGAGGTCCATCAGAGGAATTTCCGACGAAGGATGACATGGCGGATTATGTGAATGAATATGTGAAGCATTTTAATCTTCCGGTTATGCTTAATACAAACGTAAGTAAGTTAAATAAGCTGCCAGATGGTTCGTTTATTATAGAAACTAATTAG
- a CDS encoding CueP family metal-binding protein, whose product MKIKLVLAASLISIALAGCGQADSKDDAASETEDIKALVNDYSVGNIKTGSASITSEKLIVKESDGEELSYDLPEEEFFVSIAPYANETHPUTNHSLTGCQGELAEKEFDVYIEDTEGNVILDDKVKTQANGFFDLWLPRDKTYQIKIKHDGKASESEISTFEDDATCITTMQLT is encoded by the coding sequence ATGAAGATCAAATTAGTTCTCGCTGCTTCACTAATTTCTATTGCATTAGCTGGCTGTGGACAAGCTGATTCCAAGGATGATGCTGCTTCAGAGACTGAAGACATCAAAGCCTTAGTGAACGATTACAGTGTCGGAAACATAAAGACCGGGTCTGCATCCATTACCTCGGAGAAGCTGATCGTTAAAGAATCGGACGGAGAGGAATTATCCTATGATCTGCCGGAAGAAGAGTTTTTCGTATCGATTGCACCTTACGCTAATGAAACCCACCCTTGAACGAATCATAGCTTGACAGGTTGTCAAGGTGAACTGGCTGAAAAAGAGTTTGATGTATATATTGAAGATACGGAAGGCAATGTGATTTTGGACGATAAGGTCAAAACCCAGGCTAATGGGTTTTTCGATTTATGGCTTCCAAGAGACAAAACCTATCAAATAAAGATTAAGCATGATGGAAAAGCATCAGAATCCGAGATTTCTACTTTTGAGGATGACGCTACCTGCATTACCACGATGCAATTAACATAA
- a CDS encoding ABC transporter ATP-binding protein: MNILTIQNLTFSFPKARVPVIENFSFKVDEGEIVGILGQSGSGKSTLLRLISGLEIPRSGTIEIAGTEAAGEKTFVQPEDRGVGMVFQDYALFPHMSVKDNLLFGLSRLPRKERYPRVREMLELVQMTEFEKRYPHELSGGQQQRIALARALAPKPKLLLMDEPFSNLDANLKGSIRDELLMILKKANMTCIMVTHDKEDVEAICGRSIVFGKAEGTPCEAPEKESKLTFVR; the protein is encoded by the coding sequence ATGAACATCCTTACCATTCAGAATCTGACATTTTCATTTCCTAAAGCCCGTGTTCCTGTAATTGAGAACTTTTCTTTTAAAGTGGACGAGGGGGAAATCGTCGGCATACTCGGACAGAGCGGCAGCGGTAAAAGCACGCTGCTCAGGTTGATTTCAGGTCTTGAAATTCCAAGGTCTGGCACGATTGAAATAGCAGGCACAGAAGCAGCTGGAGAGAAGACGTTTGTACAGCCGGAAGACCGAGGGGTGGGCATGGTATTTCAGGATTATGCCCTTTTCCCTCATATGTCAGTAAAGGATAATTTATTATTCGGTTTGTCGCGCCTGCCGCGGAAAGAAAGATATCCCCGTGTCAGGGAGATGCTTGAGCTTGTCCAGATGACAGAGTTTGAGAAACGATATCCGCATGAGCTCAGCGGCGGTCAGCAGCAGCGGATTGCACTGGCAAGGGCTCTGGCTCCCAAGCCGAAGCTGCTGCTGATGGATGAGCCATTCAGCAATTTGGATGCGAATTTAAAAGGATCGATCAGGGATGAGCTTCTGATGATCCTGAAAAAGGCAAACATGACCTGTATCATGGTGACGCATGATAAAGAAGATGTGGAAGCCATCTGCGGCAGAAGCATTGTATTTGGAAAAGCGGAAGGAACACCATGTGAAGCTCCTGAAAAGGAAAGTAAACTTACATTTGTAAGGTAG
- a CDS encoding ABC transporter permease, giving the protein MNTESVKHFFRKDFNGWWLVSLIGAAIILLPILFIFFSIFQEPNENWFQIREYLLKNYAANSIILVVLTGLFTAILGVSLAWLIAAYDFPLRRFFSWGLILPLAIPPYIAAYTYRTMLSYTGVVQVTLRNKFDYQINPEWLSISSLRGAVFIFTIFLFPYVYIICRAFLENQSSSFLENARLLGRKPFSIFVRIVLPLSRPAIVAGAVLVIYEVLSDYGVTSYFGIHTITTAIFQTWFGMYDADSAMRLAAWLMVIIVGLFFIEKLLRQGRRYNISSKSRPLVRKKLKGLKAAAVFGYCSAIFLLGFFIPVVQLLAWTRLTFTKVWNDTFFTLLNQTVFVGMISTALILLFAVIIANVTRSHSNGAYILSKLATAGYSIPGAIIAIGILALFIELDSLLAPFYAYMGWGKAPLILSLSLGMLVIGYTIRFMATGYNAVEIGFEKIGPKYTEASRMLGFGVTKTFFKVDLPLIKGALFSGFILTFVEIIKELPLALLLRPFNFDTLATKTYQYAKDEMIHEAAIPSLMIILISVLSVAVFQMIDKKVKK; this is encoded by the coding sequence ATGAATACGGAATCTGTTAAACATTTTTTTCGAAAAGATTTTAACGGATGGTGGCTGGTAAGCTTGATTGGGGCGGCAATAATTTTGCTGCCCATCTTGTTTATCTTTTTTTCTATTTTCCAGGAACCGAATGAAAACTGGTTTCAGATTAGGGAATATCTTTTAAAAAATTATGCTGCCAATTCGATTATTCTCGTTGTGCTGACTGGGCTATTTACAGCTATATTAGGGGTGAGCCTGGCCTGGCTCATTGCGGCATATGATTTCCCTCTGAGACGTTTTTTTAGCTGGGGGCTGATTCTCCCGCTGGCCATTCCTCCCTATATCGCAGCTTACACCTATCGGACGATGCTGAGCTATACAGGGGTCGTACAGGTTACGTTAAGGAACAAGTTCGATTATCAGATCAATCCGGAATGGCTGTCAATCTCCTCTCTGAGAGGGGCCGTATTTATTTTTACGATCTTTCTTTTTCCATATGTATACATTATCTGCCGAGCGTTTCTTGAAAACCAGAGCTCTTCTTTCCTTGAAAATGCAAGGCTGCTGGGGAGAAAGCCTTTTTCAATTTTTGTAAGAATTGTCCTCCCGCTCTCCAGGCCGGCAATCGTGGCCGGTGCTGTGCTTGTCATTTATGAAGTATTAAGTGATTATGGAGTAACAAGCTATTTTGGCATCCATACGATTACGACAGCTATCTTCCAGACCTGGTTTGGCATGTATGATGCAGATTCAGCTATGAGGCTCGCGGCATGGCTAATGGTCATTATCGTTGGATTGTTTTTTATTGAAAAATTGCTCAGACAGGGAAGACGCTATAATATCAGCAGCAAATCAAGGCCCCTGGTCCGGAAAAAGCTAAAGGGGCTTAAGGCTGCAGCAGTGTTCGGTTATTGTTCAGCGATCTTCCTTCTCGGCTTCTTTATACCGGTGGTACAGCTGCTGGCATGGACCAGGCTGACCTTCACAAAGGTATGGAACGACACGTTCTTTACCCTGTTAAACCAGACTGTTTTTGTTGGGATGATTTCCACGGCGCTGATCCTATTATTTGCTGTGATCATTGCCAATGTAACACGGTCGCACTCGAACGGGGCCTATATTTTATCCAAGCTCGCAACAGCCGGCTACTCGATTCCCGGGGCAATCATTGCGATTGGCATCCTGGCGTTATTTATAGAACTTGATTCTTTGCTTGCGCCATTTTATGCTTATATGGGATGGGGAAAAGCTCCCCTTATTTTAAGTTTATCTCTGGGCATGCTGGTGATTGGCTATACCATCCGCTTTATGGCAACAGGCTATAATGCTGTTGAAATCGGATTTGAAAAAATTGGCCCAAAATATACAGAAGCATCCAGGATGCTCGGGTTCGGCGTCACCAAAACCTTTTTCAAGGTGGATTTGCCGCTGATCAAGGGCGCTTTATTCAGCGGGTTTATTTTAACATTTGTAGAGATTATTAAGGAACTGCCTTTGGCTTTGCTGCTTAGGCCGTTTAACTTTGATACCCTTGCCACGAAGACCTATCAATACGCAAAAGATGAGATGATTCATGAAGCAGCCATCCCTTCTCTCATGATTATTCTCATAAGTGTTTTATCTGTTGCGGTGTTCCAAATGATTGATAAGAAGGTGAAGAAATGA
- a CDS encoding Fe(3+) ABC transporter substrate-binding protein: protein MNLSKLLKPFIATTALTLALAGCGGEGASEGEKEKDTASKKEEQVVNVYTARHYEADDQVYKDFTEETGIKVNVVKGEAEELIERLKREGESTEADLFITVDGGVLAHAKDNDILQTVESDVISENVPENLRDKENKWVGMATRARVIVYSKDRVSPDQLSTYEDLTSDKWKGKVLARSSTSLYNQSLLASFIELNGEKAAEEWSEGIVKNFARQPDGGDRDQAKAIAAGIGDVGIMNTYYVGLLANSSDPEEVKVAEGLGVFFPNQETNGTHVNISGIGLTKHSKNPENATKLIEYMTGKDAQEYLSANNYEFPVNTEAEKPEILKSWGDFKMQELDFDTLGKHNQKAIEIFNKTGWK from the coding sequence ATGAACTTATCAAAATTACTAAAACCTTTTATTGCAACAACAGCTTTAACTTTGGCTCTTGCGGGGTGCGGGGGAGAAGGCGCTTCTGAGGGAGAAAAAGAAAAAGACACTGCTTCCAAAAAGGAAGAGCAGGTGGTTAATGTATATACTGCCAGACATTATGAAGCAGATGATCAAGTATATAAAGATTTCACAGAAGAAACAGGCATTAAAGTCAATGTCGTTAAAGGGGAAGCGGAAGAGCTGATTGAGCGCCTGAAGCGTGAAGGCGAAAGCACGGAAGCGGATTTATTTATTACAGTAGATGGCGGTGTCCTTGCGCACGCAAAAGATAATGATATTCTTCAGACGGTTGAATCCGATGTAATCAGTGAAAATGTCCCTGAGAACCTGCGCGATAAAGAAAACAAGTGGGTTGGAATGGCGACCAGAGCACGTGTCATCGTGTATTCGAAGGATAGAGTTTCACCTGATCAATTATCAACTTATGAAGATCTAACAAGTGATAAGTGGAAAGGCAAAGTGCTTGCCCGTTCTTCAACAAGCCTTTATAACCAGTCCCTGCTTGCTTCTTTCATTGAGTTGAATGGTGAAAAAGCGGCCGAAGAATGGTCAGAAGGCATTGTGAAAAACTTCGCGCGCCAGCCGGATGGCGGTGACCGCGACCAGGCGAAGGCCATTGCAGCCGGCATTGGTGATGTGGGAATCATGAATACGTACTATGTAGGATTGCTTGCCAATTCTTCTGACCCTGAAGAAGTAAAAGTGGCAGAAGGTCTTGGTGTATTCTTCCCTAACCAGGAAACAAACGGCACTCATGTAAACATTAGCGGAATTGGCTTAACGAAGCACAGCAAAAATCCTGAAAATGCGACAAAGCTAATTGAATACATGACTGGCAAAGATGCTCAGGAATATTTATCAGCAAACAACTATGAGTTCCCTGTTAACACTGAAGCAGAAAAGCCGGAAATTCTTAAGTCATGGGGCGACTTTAAAATGCAGGAGCTTGACTTTGATACTTTAGGAAAGCATAACCAAAAAGCCATTGAGATTTTCAATAAAACAGGCTGGAAATAA
- a CDS encoding MBL fold metallo-hydrolase — translation MAENHVKTITVKELTRKILNHEETFILDVRNTDDFDDWKIEGKNVHIINAPYFDLLEGVESIQDKMPKDQEIFVVCAKGGSSEFVAGQVAEAGFSNVYSIEGGMKAWSEHLEPIKIGDLKQGGSIYQFVRIGKGCLSYLIESNGKGALIDANRMAGPYEDFIRQKEITITHVLDTHLHADHISGGRKLAEKFGAGYYLPPKDAEEVQFEYNHIHDGDEYQVGDTVIKAVYSPGHTIGSTSFVVDGQYLLTGDILFIDSIGRPDLAGKAGDWVKDLRTTLYTRYKELTDELLVLPAHFMISDEMNEDGSISEKLGVLYQQNHGLKIDSEEEFRRTVTENLPPQPNSYQQIRETNMGKISPEEETQREMEIGPNRCAVR, via the coding sequence ATGGCTGAGAATCATGTTAAGACAATCACTGTAAAGGAATTAACCAGAAAAATTCTAAATCATGAAGAAACATTCATTCTGGATGTGCGAAATACGGATGACTTTGATGATTGGAAGATTGAAGGAAAAAACGTCCATATCATTAACGCCCCGTATTTTGATTTGCTTGAGGGAGTGGAATCCATCCAGGACAAGATGCCTAAAGATCAGGAAATTTTTGTCGTATGCGCCAAGGGAGGCTCATCAGAGTTTGTTGCCGGACAGGTAGCGGAAGCAGGCTTTTCAAATGTATATTCCATTGAAGGCGGAATGAAGGCATGGAGTGAACACCTCGAGCCGATTAAAATTGGGGATTTGAAACAAGGCGGATCCATTTATCAATTTGTCCGGATCGGAAAAGGCTGTTTATCCTATCTTATTGAGTCCAATGGCAAGGGAGCATTGATTGATGCGAACCGGATGGCAGGTCCGTATGAGGATTTTATCAGGCAAAAAGAGATAACCATCACACATGTCCTTGATACTCATTTGCATGCGGATCATATTTCAGGCGGAAGAAAGCTGGCTGAAAAGTTTGGAGCGGGTTATTATCTGCCTCCAAAGGACGCGGAAGAGGTCCAATTTGAGTACAATCACATTCATGACGGGGATGAGTATCAGGTAGGAGATACAGTCATTAAGGCAGTATATTCGCCGGGCCATACCATCGGCAGTACTTCATTTGTGGTCGATGGCCAATATTTGCTCACAGGCGATATTCTTTTCATTGATTCGATTGGCCGCCCCGATCTGGCCGGGAAAGCTGGCGATTGGGTAAAGGACCTGCGTACAACCTTATATACAAGATATAAAGAGCTGACCGATGAACTGCTTGTGCTCCCGGCACATTTTATGATTTCAGATGAAATGAATGAGGATGGAAGCATTTCGGAAAAGCTCGGGGTGCTGTACCAGCAGAATCATGGCTTAAAGATCGACAGCGAGGAAGAGTTCCGCAGAACTGTTACGGAGAATCTACCGCCGCAGCCGAATTCCTATCAGCAAATCCGGGAAACGAATATGGGCAAAATCTCACCAGAGGAAGAAACACAGCGTGAAATGGAAATTGGTCCAAACCGGTGTGCGGTCAGGTAG
- a CDS encoding cytochrome c biogenesis CcdA family protein, producing MNDIGMFFALAAGMLSFFSPCVFPLLPAYVTHLTGGRIENAKMKVDRKKLYLRSFGFIIGFSMIFIALGASASFIGKILMNYRMIIMQAAGLLIIVFGLQMAGLLKFKFLMKEKRFRTENKSKGMFGSVLLGMAFASGWSPCVGLALSSILLLASSSDTLSQGIFLLVAYSLGMAIPFFIISVIISYSLKTMRKINKYLSRLAFVNGMIMVALGMLVLSGQMQKISAWLSAYSLFQF from the coding sequence ATGAACGATATAGGAATGTTTTTTGCCCTCGCAGCCGGAATGCTGTCTTTCTTCTCTCCCTGCGTGTTTCCGCTGCTTCCGGCATATGTGACCCATCTGACTGGAGGCCGAATCGAGAACGCTAAAATGAAGGTGGACCGGAAGAAGCTTTATTTGCGTTCGTTTGGATTTATAATTGGTTTTAGTATGATTTTTATAGCTCTTGGTGCATCCGCCAGCTTTATCGGAAAAATTTTAATGAATTATCGGATGATTATAATGCAGGCTGCCGGGCTGTTAATTATTGTTTTCGGATTGCAGATGGCCGGCTTGCTTAAATTCAAATTCTTAATGAAAGAAAAGCGATTCCGTACAGAAAATAAATCAAAGGGCATGTTTGGCTCTGTTTTGCTGGGAATGGCCTTTGCAAGCGGCTGGTCACCTTGTGTTGGCCTTGCGCTTTCATCCATACTATTACTGGCGAGTTCTTCAGATACGCTAAGTCAGGGTATCTTCTTATTAGTGGCTTATTCTCTTGGTATGGCCATTCCATTTTTCATTATTTCAGTAATCATTTCTTATTCATTAAAAACCATGCGCAAAATTAATAAGTACTTATCCAGGCTCGCATTTGTTAATGGCATGATAATGGTTGCACTGGGAATGCTCGTTTTAAGCGGGCAAATGCAAAAAATTAGTGCATGGCTTTCAGCGTATAGCCTATTTCAATTCTAA
- a CDS encoding response regulator transcription factor, protein MPDQHLIGKTVLVVEDDAKIRNLVKIYLKKEGYEVMEAADGREAMKKIEQFDPCILILDLMLPKVSGEEICSWVREDLKSMMPIIMLTAKAAEKNRIQGFKLGADDYVVKPFSPAELMVRIEAVLRRTSSRCGKLSFTGFTLKPAKGEAIINGDPLELTQFEFKLLHMFMQHPGQVLSREQILNCIYEHNQKAVSERTIDVHINHLREKIKQKTPKDYIQTVRGMGYKFVGL, encoded by the coding sequence TTGCCCGATCAGCATCTTATTGGAAAAACAGTATTGGTGGTAGAGGATGATGCCAAAATCCGCAACCTCGTTAAAATTTACCTGAAAAAAGAAGGTTATGAAGTGATGGAGGCAGCGGATGGCCGTGAAGCCATGAAGAAAATTGAACAATTTGATCCCTGCATTTTAATTCTGGATCTGATGCTTCCTAAAGTCAGCGGAGAGGAAATTTGCAGTTGGGTGCGGGAAGATTTGAAAAGCATGATGCCAATCATTATGCTTACGGCCAAAGCAGCTGAAAAAAACCGCATTCAGGGCTTCAAGCTGGGTGCAGACGATTATGTCGTCAAACCTTTCAGCCCTGCTGAACTGATGGTGCGCATCGAAGCAGTCCTAAGAAGAACCTCAAGCCGGTGCGGAAAATTAAGCTTTACAGGATTTACTCTCAAGCCTGCAAAAGGAGAAGCTATCATTAATGGAGATCCTCTTGAGCTGACACAATTCGAATTTAAACTGCTGCACATGTTTATGCAGCACCCGGGTCAAGTTTTATCGAGAGAACAGATTCTAAACTGCATTTATGAACATAACCAGAAGGCAGTGTCTGAACGGACAATCGATGTGCATATCAACCATCTCCGGGAAAAAATCAAACAAAAAACACCAAAGGACTATATTCAGACGGTAAGGGGAATGGGGTATAAATTTGTGGGTTTATAA
- a CDS encoding HAMP domain-containing sensor histidine kinase, whose translation MWVYKKFSNLLSRLVALNSLVILLVILLAGFSVKDYACFLVNSEDVTGQDLVVTLNGFLWRVSIAAFVIVGLFHYFTVRKLVHPIKNLSQAAKDVMKGKAPDELAVPSSGELKELTENFNAMTASLVSFQEKREEMLRDIAHELRTPLTNINGYLEALESGVIEGDPELFGSLLEESRRITGIVELITELNTWSNGTYFTEKPFEPLSIDTILKESLSAFRLKLDETFDLQEVRIESAMVMGNKDGLKQVFTNILQNALDYNAGAELAINAALSDHFYSITISHTGQFIDPEKKDLIFERFYRLEESRSTKVTGAGLGLAIAKSIVVAHKGLISLQTDGISHTFNIKLPAVSKNELIS comes from the coding sequence TTGTGGGTTTATAAAAAATTTTCCAATCTGTTATCGCGCCTCGTTGCCCTGAATAGCCTGGTCATTTTGCTTGTGATCCTCCTGGCTGGTTTTTCAGTAAAGGATTACGCATGCTTCCTCGTCAACTCAGAAGATGTCACCGGACAGGATCTGGTTGTTACCTTGAACGGATTTCTCTGGAGGGTTAGTATTGCTGCATTTGTCATCGTCGGCTTATTCCATTATTTCACTGTCCGTAAATTGGTCCATCCCATTAAGAATCTGTCCCAGGCTGCCAAGGACGTGATGAAAGGCAAGGCTCCTGATGAATTGGCCGTGCCTTCTTCGGGAGAATTAAAGGAACTGACCGAGAACTTTAATGCCATGACGGCCTCCCTTGTATCTTTTCAGGAAAAACGGGAAGAAATGCTCCGTGACATCGCCCACGAGCTCCGCACTCCCTTAACCAATATCAATGGCTATCTTGAAGCCCTGGAATCCGGAGTCATCGAGGGTGACCCTGAATTATTCGGCTCACTGCTTGAGGAGTCCCGGCGGATTACCGGCATCGTGGAACTGATAACAGAGCTCAACACATGGAGCAATGGCACATATTTTACTGAAAAGCCATTCGAGCCTTTATCCATTGACACGATTCTAAAAGAATCACTTAGTGCCTTTCGGTTAAAACTGGACGAAACGTTTGATCTCCAGGAGGTCCGGATTGAGTCTGCAATGGTAATGGGGAATAAAGACGGCCTTAAACAGGTTTTTACTAATATTCTTCAAAATGCACTTGATTACAATGCAGGGGCCGAACTGGCTATAAATGCCGCCCTCTCCGATCATTTCTATTCCATTACTATTTCCCATACAGGGCAGTTCATTGATCCTGAAAAAAAAGACCTGATTTTTGAAAGGTTTTATCGCCTTGAGGAATCAAGGAGTACAAAAGTAACCGGAGCTGGATTAGGATTAGCCATTGCCAAAAGTATTGTGGTAGCTCATAAGGGGCTGATTTCTTTGCAGACAGATGGAATCAGCCATACTTTTAACATTAAACTTCCAGCGGTTTCTAAAAATGAACTGATTTCTTAA
- a CDS encoding OsmC family protein codes for MKFTINNENITGELGFGKLPVSPNDQAGYRPLELFVSSLAGCSGAVLWNILQKKRLGVKMIEAEVSVSRIPEEANRINKLAISAEVHADQALSEAQAAKAAELTVKNCGMIQSVIGSIDINYEVTFTGDYD; via the coding sequence ATGAAATTTACTATAAATAATGAAAACATTACAGGTGAATTGGGCTTCGGAAAGCTGCCTGTTTCTCCTAATGATCAGGCAGGCTATCGCCCGCTGGAACTCTTTGTGTCATCCTTGGCTGGATGCAGCGGCGCGGTGCTTTGGAATATCCTTCAAAAGAAGAGGCTGGGAGTTAAGATGATTGAGGCGGAAGTTTCTGTCTCCAGAATTCCTGAAGAAGCAAATCGGATAAATAAGCTGGCCATTTCAGCTGAGGTTCATGCAGATCAAGCTCTTTCCGAAGCACAGGCTGCAAAAGCAGCAGAGCTCACTGTGAAAAATTGCGGAATGATTCAATCTGTGATTGGCTCTATCGATATCAACTATGAGGTTACGTTCACGGGTGATTATGATTGA
- a CDS encoding peroxiredoxin family protein translates to MNKNLLSIAIILLALAIVFVNLWKPSADKESTSNAAVENEEESIETEDIPGSDLTQVEEGKPAPDFELTTLDGKTMKLSDLQGKKVILNFWATWCPPCKAEMPHMQNFYEKHKEDGIEVVAVNLTNIDNGRKDIEKFVKDYGLTFSIPLDEDGMIGPQYQAFTIPTSYILDTKGVITKKIVGPMDEGIMESLTKDID, encoded by the coding sequence TTGAATAAAAATTTGTTATCGATAGCTATAATTCTATTGGCACTGGCGATTGTATTCGTCAATCTATGGAAACCATCTGCAGATAAAGAAAGCACAAGCAATGCTGCTGTGGAAAACGAAGAGGAATCGATTGAAACCGAGGATATACCTGGGTCAGATCTTACTCAGGTTGAGGAAGGAAAGCCTGCTCCAGATTTTGAACTAACCACTCTGGATGGCAAAACTATGAAACTATCGGATCTTCAAGGGAAGAAGGTCATTCTGAACTTCTGGGCAACCTGGTGTCCGCCCTGCAAAGCTGAAATGCCTCATATGCAAAATTTCTACGAAAAGCATAAAGAAGATGGCATTGAAGTGGTAGCAGTTAATCTCACAAATATTGACAACGGCCGGAAAGATATCGAGAAATTCGTTAAGGATTACGGACTTACCTTTTCCATCCCCCTCGATGAAGATGGCATGATCGGCCCGCAGTATCAAGCATTTACAATTCCAACAAGCTATATCCTCGATACAAAGGGTGTAATTACAAAAAAAATTGTCGGCCCTATGGATGAAGGCATAATGGAAAGCTTGACGAAGGATATTGATTAA